In one window of Helianthus annuus cultivar XRQ/B chromosome 17, HanXRQr2.0-SUNRISE, whole genome shotgun sequence DNA:
- the LOC110926020 gene encoding uncharacterized protein LOC110926020 isoform X1, translating to MSESPAKVRLVRCPKCENLLPEVTDYAVYQCGGCGAVLRAGNKRMDSGVSSEKSGDETDAISNKSVRNTSFGSENGVNSNASSSRRPEKDDNITDVEEPRSRRSVWASNWRYHETDMTQEGSSSYHRAPRHEYAELVENINDLEIDDDRAELLRKLDELKYEIVRSRNKPHNIPPHMHHKSHPLMTNLNQVQVFSDPFGSHNHRRNPIVPFEQNPYHPYYSGQYASNDMADNRLFHHPSCSCLACYSKHQQAPPPPIAPPVLQNDPVLYHHDYNRRFSNLSTNSHSSAPHTRWSTEIRRPPRGIIATGVRRCGTVAGGSPFVACCKCYELLQVPKKKTKKMRCAACSEVMLLSVVNKRLVLSVYTEPDKDPDKLKYDHKTRADSKWGGTEFSSEDYDNSGNFDFESMDKLPIGGPNLTSYKSGISYTSEDEIRVNIILDDNPVDVAVNADKPSPPPSGSALQEHFDYSTKYNRAGKGNVSRRSDMEPPVNLGVHGSSMKDAVEASEIEISSNEYCANTGTSQESGDTSRETDQQRGNESFFVGMIKKSFRELSKSGQHVDQGKVNVTVNGQPIPDRLVKKAEKLAGTIQPGDYWYDSKAGFWGMMGGPCRGIIPPFIEEFNYPMPEKCADGNTNVFVNGRELHQRDLDLLVSRGLPTDADRSYIIDISGKVFDEESGLELEGLGKLAPTVERKKHGFGMKPPRTTAV from the exons ATGTCTGAAAGTCCAGCTAAAGTTCGGTTAGTTCGTTGCCCCAAGTGTGAGAATCTGCTCCCTGAGGTTACTGATTATGCTGTTTATCAATGTGGTGGATGTGGTGCTGTTCTTCGTG CAGGGAATAAACGTATGGATTCCGGTGTATCTTCAGAGAAATCGGGTGATGAAACCGACGCGATTTCAAACAAAAGCGTTAGGAACACGAGTTTCGGGTCTGAAAACGGGGTCAATTCTAACGCGAGTTCCAGCAGGAGACCCGAGAAAGACGATAATATCACCGACGTTGAAGAACCGAGGTCACGAAGATCGGTTTGGGCCTCGAATTGGCGATACCACGAGACCGATATGACTCAAGAAGGTTCATCAAGTTACCATCGCGCCCCTCGTCATGAATATGCCGAGCTAGTTGAAAACATTAACGATCTAGAGATCGATGACGATCGGGCCGAGCTCTTAAGGAAGTTAGACGAACTCAAATACGAAATCGTACGATCGCGTAACAAGCCTCATAATATTCCTCCTCATATGCATCATAAAAGCCATCCTTTAATGACTAACTTGAATCAAGTTCAAGTATTTAGCGACCCGTTTGGGTCACACAATCACCGAAGAAATCCGATTGTACCTTTTGAACAAAACCCGTATCATCCTTATTATTCCGGGCAGTATGCCAGCAACGATATGGCGGATAACCGACTGTTTCACCACCCATCGTGTTCTTGTTTAGCTTGTTACAGTAAGCACCAGCAAGCTCCACCGCCACCTATTGCACCTCCGGTTTTGCAAAACGATCCAGTTCTCTACCACCATGATTACAACCGCCGGTTCTCCAATCTTTCTACGAATTCACATAGTTCCGCACCCCACACAAGATGGTCTACAGAAATCCGCCGTCCTCCAAGGGGAATCATAGCCACCGGAGTGAGGCGTTGCGGTACCGTGGCTGGCGGTTCTCCGTTTGTTGCGTGTTGTAAATGTTACGAATTGCTTCAAGTACccaaaaagaaaacaaagaaaatgaGATGTGCAGCTTGTTCTGAAGTGATGTTACTTTCCGTTGTCAACAAACGACTCGTTCTCTCCGTTTATACGGAACCCGATAAAGATCCCGATAAATTAAAATACGATCACAAGACTCGTGCAGATTCAAAATggggcggaactgaattttcctCGGAGGATTATGACAACTCGGGAAATTTTGACTTTGAGTCAATGGATAAGTTGCCAATCGGAGGCCCGAATTTGACCTCGTACAAATCTGGTATCTCATACACATCAGAGGACGAAATTAGAGTTAATATTATTTTAGACGATAATCCCGTTGATGTAGCGGTGAATGCCGATAAACCATCTCCACCGCCTTCAGGTTCAGCGCTTCAAGAGCATTTCGACTATTCAACGAAGTATAACCGAGCGGGAAAAGGAAACGTAAGCAGAAGGTCAGATATGGAACCGCCCGTTAATTTAGGGGTCCACGGAAGCTCCATGAAAGACGCTGTAGAGGCGAGCGAGATCGAGATTTCGTCGAACGAATATTGCGCGAATACGGGCACGTCTCAAGAATCTGGGGATACGAGTAGAGAGACGGATCAACAAAGAGGGAATGAATCGTTCTTTGTGGGTATGATCAAGAAAAGCTTTAGGGAGTTGTCGAAGTCTGGTCAACACGTTGACCAGGGAAAAGTCAACGTGACAGTCAACGGGCAGCCTATACCAGATCGGTTGGTCAAGAAAGCCGAAAAGCTTGCTGGAACCATACAGCCCGGTGATTACTG GTATGATTCAAAAGCTGGATTTTGGGGTATGATGGGTGGCCCGTGTCGTGGTATAATTCCG CCATTCATTGAGGAATTCAATTATCCAATGCCGGAAAAATGTGCGGATGGAAACACAAATGTTTTTGTTAATGGAAGAGAGCTTCATCAAAGAGATTTGGATTTGCTTGTGAGTCGGGGACTCCCAACGGATGCAGATAGATCTTATATAATTGACATATCTGGAAAAGTGTTTGATGAGGAATCGGGTCTAGAGCTTGAAGGCCTCGGTAAACTTGCCCCAAC AGTGGAGCGGAAGAAGCATGGATTTGGGATGAAGCCTCCGAGAACAACTGCTGTATGA
- the LOC110926020 gene encoding uncharacterized protein LOC110926020 isoform X3, whose translation MDSGVSSEKSGDETDAISNKSVRNTSFGSENGVNSNASSSRRPEKDDNITDVEEPRSRRSVWASNWRYHETDMTQEGSSSYHRAPRHEYAELVENINDLEIDDDRAELLRKLDELKYEIVRSRNKPHNIPPHMHHKSHPLMTNLNQVQVFSDPFGSHNHRRNPIVPFEQNPYHPYYSGQYASNDMADNRLFHHPSCSCLACYSKHQQAPPPPIAPPVLQNDPVLYHHDYNRRFSNLSTNSHSSAPHTRWSTEIRRPPRGIIATGVRRCGTVAGGSPFVACCKCYELLQVPKKKTKKMRCAACSEVMLLSVVNKRLVLSVYTEPDKDPDKLKYDHKTRADSKWGGTEFSSEDYDNSGNFDFESMDKLPIGGPNLTSYKSGISYTSEDEIRVNIILDDNPVDVAVNADKPSPPPSGSALQEHFDYSTKYNRAGKGNVSRRSDMEPPVNLGVHGSSMKDAVEASEIEISSNEYCANTGTSQESGDTSRETDQQRGNESFFVGMIKKSFRELSKSGQHVDQGKVNVTVNGQPIPDRLVKKAEKLAGTIQPGDYWYDSKAGFWGMMGGPCRGIIPPFIEEFNYPMPEKCADGNTNVFVNGRELHQRDLDLLVSRGLPTDADRSYIIDISGKVFDEESGLELEGLGKLAPTVERKKHGFGMKPPRTTAV comes from the exons ATGGATTCCGGTGTATCTTCAGAGAAATCGGGTGATGAAACCGACGCGATTTCAAACAAAAGCGTTAGGAACACGAGTTTCGGGTCTGAAAACGGGGTCAATTCTAACGCGAGTTCCAGCAGGAGACCCGAGAAAGACGATAATATCACCGACGTTGAAGAACCGAGGTCACGAAGATCGGTTTGGGCCTCGAATTGGCGATACCACGAGACCGATATGACTCAAGAAGGTTCATCAAGTTACCATCGCGCCCCTCGTCATGAATATGCCGAGCTAGTTGAAAACATTAACGATCTAGAGATCGATGACGATCGGGCCGAGCTCTTAAGGAAGTTAGACGAACTCAAATACGAAATCGTACGATCGCGTAACAAGCCTCATAATATTCCTCCTCATATGCATCATAAAAGCCATCCTTTAATGACTAACTTGAATCAAGTTCAAGTATTTAGCGACCCGTTTGGGTCACACAATCACCGAAGAAATCCGATTGTACCTTTTGAACAAAACCCGTATCATCCTTATTATTCCGGGCAGTATGCCAGCAACGATATGGCGGATAACCGACTGTTTCACCACCCATCGTGTTCTTGTTTAGCTTGTTACAGTAAGCACCAGCAAGCTCCACCGCCACCTATTGCACCTCCGGTTTTGCAAAACGATCCAGTTCTCTACCACCATGATTACAACCGCCGGTTCTCCAATCTTTCTACGAATTCACATAGTTCCGCACCCCACACAAGATGGTCTACAGAAATCCGCCGTCCTCCAAGGGGAATCATAGCCACCGGAGTGAGGCGTTGCGGTACCGTGGCTGGCGGTTCTCCGTTTGTTGCGTGTTGTAAATGTTACGAATTGCTTCAAGTACccaaaaagaaaacaaagaaaatgaGATGTGCAGCTTGTTCTGAAGTGATGTTACTTTCCGTTGTCAACAAACGACTCGTTCTCTCCGTTTATACGGAACCCGATAAAGATCCCGATAAATTAAAATACGATCACAAGACTCGTGCAGATTCAAAATggggcggaactgaattttcctCGGAGGATTATGACAACTCGGGAAATTTTGACTTTGAGTCAATGGATAAGTTGCCAATCGGAGGCCCGAATTTGACCTCGTACAAATCTGGTATCTCATACACATCAGAGGACGAAATTAGAGTTAATATTATTTTAGACGATAATCCCGTTGATGTAGCGGTGAATGCCGATAAACCATCTCCACCGCCTTCAGGTTCAGCGCTTCAAGAGCATTTCGACTATTCAACGAAGTATAACCGAGCGGGAAAAGGAAACGTAAGCAGAAGGTCAGATATGGAACCGCCCGTTAATTTAGGGGTCCACGGAAGCTCCATGAAAGACGCTGTAGAGGCGAGCGAGATCGAGATTTCGTCGAACGAATATTGCGCGAATACGGGCACGTCTCAAGAATCTGGGGATACGAGTAGAGAGACGGATCAACAAAGAGGGAATGAATCGTTCTTTGTGGGTATGATCAAGAAAAGCTTTAGGGAGTTGTCGAAGTCTGGTCAACACGTTGACCAGGGAAAAGTCAACGTGACAGTCAACGGGCAGCCTATACCAGATCGGTTGGTCAAGAAAGCCGAAAAGCTTGCTGGAACCATACAGCCCGGTGATTACTG GTATGATTCAAAAGCTGGATTTTGGGGTATGATGGGTGGCCCGTGTCGTGGTATAATTCCG CCATTCATTGAGGAATTCAATTATCCAATGCCGGAAAAATGTGCGGATGGAAACACAAATGTTTTTGTTAATGGAAGAGAGCTTCATCAAAGAGATTTGGATTTGCTTGTGAGTCGGGGACTCCCAACGGATGCAGATAGATCTTATATAATTGACATATCTGGAAAAGTGTTTGATGAGGAATCGGGTCTAGAGCTTGAAGGCCTCGGTAAACTTGCCCCAAC AGTGGAGCGGAAGAAGCATGGATTTGGGATGAAGCCTCCGAGAACAACTGCTGTATGA
- the LOC110926020 gene encoding uncharacterized protein LOC110926020 isoform X2, with the protein MSESPAKVRLVRCPKCENLLPEVTDYAVYQCGGCGAVLRGNKRMDSGVSSEKSGDETDAISNKSVRNTSFGSENGVNSNASSSRRPEKDDNITDVEEPRSRRSVWASNWRYHETDMTQEGSSSYHRAPRHEYAELVENINDLEIDDDRAELLRKLDELKYEIVRSRNKPHNIPPHMHHKSHPLMTNLNQVQVFSDPFGSHNHRRNPIVPFEQNPYHPYYSGQYASNDMADNRLFHHPSCSCLACYSKHQQAPPPPIAPPVLQNDPVLYHHDYNRRFSNLSTNSHSSAPHTRWSTEIRRPPRGIIATGVRRCGTVAGGSPFVACCKCYELLQVPKKKTKKMRCAACSEVMLLSVVNKRLVLSVYTEPDKDPDKLKYDHKTRADSKWGGTEFSSEDYDNSGNFDFESMDKLPIGGPNLTSYKSGISYTSEDEIRVNIILDDNPVDVAVNADKPSPPPSGSALQEHFDYSTKYNRAGKGNVSRRSDMEPPVNLGVHGSSMKDAVEASEIEISSNEYCANTGTSQESGDTSRETDQQRGNESFFVGMIKKSFRELSKSGQHVDQGKVNVTVNGQPIPDRLVKKAEKLAGTIQPGDYWYDSKAGFWGMMGGPCRGIIPPFIEEFNYPMPEKCADGNTNVFVNGRELHQRDLDLLVSRGLPTDADRSYIIDISGKVFDEESGLELEGLGKLAPTVERKKHGFGMKPPRTTAV; encoded by the exons ATGTCTGAAAGTCCAGCTAAAGTTCGGTTAGTTCGTTGCCCCAAGTGTGAGAATCTGCTCCCTGAGGTTACTGATTATGCTGTTTATCAATGTGGTGGATGTGGTGCTGTTCTTCGTG GGAATAAACGTATGGATTCCGGTGTATCTTCAGAGAAATCGGGTGATGAAACCGACGCGATTTCAAACAAAAGCGTTAGGAACACGAGTTTCGGGTCTGAAAACGGGGTCAATTCTAACGCGAGTTCCAGCAGGAGACCCGAGAAAGACGATAATATCACCGACGTTGAAGAACCGAGGTCACGAAGATCGGTTTGGGCCTCGAATTGGCGATACCACGAGACCGATATGACTCAAGAAGGTTCATCAAGTTACCATCGCGCCCCTCGTCATGAATATGCCGAGCTAGTTGAAAACATTAACGATCTAGAGATCGATGACGATCGGGCCGAGCTCTTAAGGAAGTTAGACGAACTCAAATACGAAATCGTACGATCGCGTAACAAGCCTCATAATATTCCTCCTCATATGCATCATAAAAGCCATCCTTTAATGACTAACTTGAATCAAGTTCAAGTATTTAGCGACCCGTTTGGGTCACACAATCACCGAAGAAATCCGATTGTACCTTTTGAACAAAACCCGTATCATCCTTATTATTCCGGGCAGTATGCCAGCAACGATATGGCGGATAACCGACTGTTTCACCACCCATCGTGTTCTTGTTTAGCTTGTTACAGTAAGCACCAGCAAGCTCCACCGCCACCTATTGCACCTCCGGTTTTGCAAAACGATCCAGTTCTCTACCACCATGATTACAACCGCCGGTTCTCCAATCTTTCTACGAATTCACATAGTTCCGCACCCCACACAAGATGGTCTACAGAAATCCGCCGTCCTCCAAGGGGAATCATAGCCACCGGAGTGAGGCGTTGCGGTACCGTGGCTGGCGGTTCTCCGTTTGTTGCGTGTTGTAAATGTTACGAATTGCTTCAAGTACccaaaaagaaaacaaagaaaatgaGATGTGCAGCTTGTTCTGAAGTGATGTTACTTTCCGTTGTCAACAAACGACTCGTTCTCTCCGTTTATACGGAACCCGATAAAGATCCCGATAAATTAAAATACGATCACAAGACTCGTGCAGATTCAAAATggggcggaactgaattttcctCGGAGGATTATGACAACTCGGGAAATTTTGACTTTGAGTCAATGGATAAGTTGCCAATCGGAGGCCCGAATTTGACCTCGTACAAATCTGGTATCTCATACACATCAGAGGACGAAATTAGAGTTAATATTATTTTAGACGATAATCCCGTTGATGTAGCGGTGAATGCCGATAAACCATCTCCACCGCCTTCAGGTTCAGCGCTTCAAGAGCATTTCGACTATTCAACGAAGTATAACCGAGCGGGAAAAGGAAACGTAAGCAGAAGGTCAGATATGGAACCGCCCGTTAATTTAGGGGTCCACGGAAGCTCCATGAAAGACGCTGTAGAGGCGAGCGAGATCGAGATTTCGTCGAACGAATATTGCGCGAATACGGGCACGTCTCAAGAATCTGGGGATACGAGTAGAGAGACGGATCAACAAAGAGGGAATGAATCGTTCTTTGTGGGTATGATCAAGAAAAGCTTTAGGGAGTTGTCGAAGTCTGGTCAACACGTTGACCAGGGAAAAGTCAACGTGACAGTCAACGGGCAGCCTATACCAGATCGGTTGGTCAAGAAAGCCGAAAAGCTTGCTGGAACCATACAGCCCGGTGATTACTG GTATGATTCAAAAGCTGGATTTTGGGGTATGATGGGTGGCCCGTGTCGTGGTATAATTCCG CCATTCATTGAGGAATTCAATTATCCAATGCCGGAAAAATGTGCGGATGGAAACACAAATGTTTTTGTTAATGGAAGAGAGCTTCATCAAAGAGATTTGGATTTGCTTGTGAGTCGGGGACTCCCAACGGATGCAGATAGATCTTATATAATTGACATATCTGGAAAAGTGTTTGATGAGGAATCGGGTCTAGAGCTTGAAGGCCTCGGTAAACTTGCCCCAAC AGTGGAGCGGAAGAAGCATGGATTTGGGATGAAGCCTCCGAGAACAACTGCTGTATGA